A genome region from Nycticebus coucang isolate mNycCou1 chromosome 22, mNycCou1.pri, whole genome shotgun sequence includes the following:
- the TNFRSF14 gene encoding tumor necrosis factor receptor superfamily member 14 isoform X1, translating to MRDTKPRGWATSSWRPAPKAAVLWLMLNLLFLEALHCALALPSCKEEEYPVGNECCPKCSPGYHVREACGELTGTVCVPCPPRTYTAHYNGLSECLPCRVCDPAMGLVTRLNCTRKGNTLCGCSQGHFCEDGDHCAACRPHTLCHPGQRVQERGTERQDTVCQDCPAGTFSPSGNLEECQPWTECSGWFMTEKEPGTSSSDATCSSAIKPIVTIISILLGVFFVFWICKRRKLCGKIVKQRAPDVGGENMVMDAPLAIPDVTTVAVEETTSMFTERDPKL from the exons ATGAGAGACACAAAACCTCGCGGCTGGGCGACGTCCTCCTGGAGACCAGCACCCAAAGCTGCCGTCTTGTGGCTG ATGCTGAATCTCCTCTTCCTGGAAGCCCTCCACTGtgccctggccctgccctctTGCAAAGAGGAGGAATACCCAGTGGGCAACGAATGTTGCCCCAAGTGCAGCCCAG GTTATCACGTAAGAGAGGCCTGCGGAGAGCTGACGGGCACTGTGTGTGTACCCTGTCCCCCGAGGACCTACACTGCCCACTACAACGGCCTGAGCGAGTGTCTTCCATGCCGCGTGTGTGACCCAG CCATGGGCCTGGTCACCAGGCTCAACTGCACCAGGAAAGGAAACACCCTCTGTGGCTGCAGCCAAGGCCACTTCTGCGAGGATGGTGACCACTGTGCTGCCTGCCGGCCCCACACCCTGTGCCACCCTGGCCAGAGGGTGCAAGAGAGAG GCACCGAGAGGCAGGACACAGTGTGCCAGGACTGCCCTGCAGGGACCTTCTCGCCCAGCGGGAACCTAGAGGAATGTCAGCCCTGGACTGA gtgcagtggctggtTTATGACGGAAAAAGAACCTGGGACCAGCAGCTCAGATGCCACCTGCTCCTCCGCGATCAAACCTATTGTGACTATCATTTCTATTCTCCTTGgtgtattttttgtcttctggatctGCAAGAGAAGAAAGCTCTGCG GTAAGATCGTCAAG CAGAGGGCACCAGATGTGGGAGGTGAGAACATGGTCATGGATGCCCCTCTTGCCATTCCGGATGTCACCACAGTGGCCGTGGAGGAGACAACATCCATGTTCACAGAAAGGGACCCAAAGCTGTGA
- the TNFRSF14 gene encoding tumor necrosis factor receptor superfamily member 14 isoform X2: protein MRDTKPRGWATSSWRPAPKAAVLWLMLNLLFLEALHCALALPSCKEEEYPVGNECCPKCSPGYHVREACGELTGTVCVPCPPRTYTAHYNGLSECLPCRVCDPAMGLVTRLNCTRKGNTLCGCSQGHFCEDGDHCAACRPHTLCHPGQRVQERGTERQDTVCQDCPAGTFSPSGNLEECQPWTECSGWFMTEKEPGTSSSDATCSSAIKPIVTIISILLGVFFVFWICKRRKLCGKIVKRAPDVGGENMVMDAPLAIPDVTTVAVEETTSMFTERDPKL, encoded by the exons ATGAGAGACACAAAACCTCGCGGCTGGGCGACGTCCTCCTGGAGACCAGCACCCAAAGCTGCCGTCTTGTGGCTG ATGCTGAATCTCCTCTTCCTGGAAGCCCTCCACTGtgccctggccctgccctctTGCAAAGAGGAGGAATACCCAGTGGGCAACGAATGTTGCCCCAAGTGCAGCCCAG GTTATCACGTAAGAGAGGCCTGCGGAGAGCTGACGGGCACTGTGTGTGTACCCTGTCCCCCGAGGACCTACACTGCCCACTACAACGGCCTGAGCGAGTGTCTTCCATGCCGCGTGTGTGACCCAG CCATGGGCCTGGTCACCAGGCTCAACTGCACCAGGAAAGGAAACACCCTCTGTGGCTGCAGCCAAGGCCACTTCTGCGAGGATGGTGACCACTGTGCTGCCTGCCGGCCCCACACCCTGTGCCACCCTGGCCAGAGGGTGCAAGAGAGAG GCACCGAGAGGCAGGACACAGTGTGCCAGGACTGCCCTGCAGGGACCTTCTCGCCCAGCGGGAACCTAGAGGAATGTCAGCCCTGGACTGA gtgcagtggctggtTTATGACGGAAAAAGAACCTGGGACCAGCAGCTCAGATGCCACCTGCTCCTCCGCGATCAAACCTATTGTGACTATCATTTCTATTCTCCTTGgtgtattttttgtcttctggatctGCAAGAGAAGAAAGCTCTGCG GTAAGATCGTCAAG AGGGCACCAGATGTGGGAGGTGAGAACATGGTCATGGATGCCCCTCTTGCCATTCCGGATGTCACCACAGTGGCCGTGGAGGAGACAACATCCATGTTCACAGAAAGGGACCCAAAGCTGTGA